In Longimicrobiales bacterium, one DNA window encodes the following:
- a CDS encoding 50S ribosomal protein L25 produces MANEATLKAEARVGTGKGVARKLRAIGKLPAVVYGGDTAVLHLSLDTHDAELLFHRISVDNTIIDIEVDSEKEPIPTLVRDIQTHPWKASLLHVDFLRIQKGVAIEVDIPLYLIGIPTGVSVEGGVIEQIVHDLSVRCIPSKIPESIEVDVSELALGGVMHVSDLTLGEGVEAMMAPGQTICMVSQPRAEVVKETTEDEEGVVVEESVEGGDDAS; encoded by the coding sequence ATGGCGAACGAAGCGACACTGAAGGCTGAAGCTAGAGTCGGTACCGGCAAGGGCGTTGCGCGGAAGCTCCGTGCGATCGGAAAACTTCCTGCCGTCGTGTACGGCGGTGACACCGCCGTACTCCACCTCTCTCTCGACACCCACGACGCAGAGCTCCTGTTTCACCGGATCTCCGTGGACAACACGATTATCGACATCGAAGTCGATAGCGAGAAGGAGCCGATTCCCACACTGGTGCGAGACATTCAGACGCATCCCTGGAAGGCATCTCTCCTTCATGTCGACTTCCTGCGCATTCAAAAGGGTGTCGCGATCGAAGTGGACATCCCGCTTTACTTGATCGGGATCCCGACAGGCGTCTCCGTTGAGGGCGGCGTCATTGAGCAGATCGTGCACGATCTGTCTGTTCGCTGCATCCCGTCGAAGATCCCTGAGTCCATCGAGGTGGACGTCTCGGAACTGGCGCTCGGCGGCGTTATGCACGTTTCGGATCTGACCCTCGGTGAGGGCGTCGAGGCGATGATGGCACCGGGACAGACGATCTGTATGGTCTCGCAGCCCAGAGCTGAGGTAGTGAAGGAGACTACCGAGGACGAAGAGGGTGTCGTGGTCGAAGAAAGTGTTGAGGGTGGTGACGACGCGTCCTGA